Proteins from one Calditrichota bacterium genomic window:
- a CDS encoding T9SS type A sorting domain-containing protein, translated as MFKKPALKILLTSLIIISLVNHVFSEGKVYLVLGSDTAIWTGMNTARYNNTYDQSLYTDPLRNAYTVMDPAFRAELVDSYGQPMKMTWWMMAGNIFRYATNNNMPVPNIMTLYLMKKYHGENVIATGDELSLHYHTFYWSDYDKDGLYFWNQSKTFLESLDDFEVTLAQFLLEEQVFPVSFRSGWHYMDNDWQHYLDEKVLPYSMHNDYPSKRTEDSEPIDNIFDWSQAPSQFVPYHPAKDNYQVPGDGPGWQVRSASFQRTKANNLMDDVFAAANQGTDQVACFWAHLPESDFPENMQIIDSLAHKAAAKYPDVKFQYCTAIEAMQLWRGSIDSIAPVLQFSQEQVGESVYFTIQSNETIFQTRPFVAVKNIYEEYSVLECVSTGANEWKTIVPVPQNSLAKAGVTVCDSMGNQSMEFISFLPDDKFIDNEDASYSENDGSWTTSSKYAWGTDSRFSTLETGSSASVAWDYQIPQSSFYNVFVQFPDIDNRAEKIRFLISNNQVTVDTIFVDELLPSKKWNYLATIEAQSEDALSIEMSASGDDQNGKILAADVIKFSALVKDKNINISEGIIDFGAISVQDSAAYSLVIFNYGISDLSVSSISSLSNLFKTDISFPLIVSPMSSQSIDLSFFPEETGKQIDTLVINSDDPKNPILKVMIAAEVVEYFFTIDNEDSDYYEEFGEWKTSVANIYGPTSRYAYLNANPLASARFYTTLKKSGLYEILEIVPKTVNSTDDALYEIHYDGGVQAAWRVNQNEGSGNWVSIGNVFVPADTEIELWVKDTGNSTNGPVIRTDAVRFQWIDDGASSIENNPQIAKKFSLEQNYPNPFNPSTVIAYQIPKAGKVTLTVYNALGQKIATLVDGKQSAGFHKETFSANGLANGIYYYKISSGSFQKVRKMILIK; from the coding sequence ATGTTTAAAAAGCCTGCACTTAAAATTTTATTAACCTCATTAATTATTATTAGCTTGGTAAACCACGTTTTTTCCGAAGGTAAAGTTTACCTTGTATTAGGATCGGACACGGCCATTTGGACCGGCATGAATACAGCAAGATATAATAACACTTACGATCAGTCGCTCTACACAGATCCGTTGAGAAATGCTTATACAGTCATGGATCCGGCCTTCCGTGCTGAATTGGTTGATTCTTATGGCCAGCCAATGAAAATGACCTGGTGGATGATGGCTGGCAATATTTTTCGTTATGCTACAAACAACAATATGCCTGTTCCCAATATAATGACCTTGTACCTGATGAAAAAATATCATGGTGAAAATGTAATTGCAACCGGTGATGAACTTTCCCTGCATTACCACACTTTTTATTGGTCGGATTATGATAAAGATGGTCTCTATTTCTGGAACCAATCAAAAACCTTTTTGGAATCTTTGGATGACTTTGAAGTGACTTTGGCGCAATTCCTTTTAGAAGAGCAAGTGTTCCCGGTTTCTTTTAGAAGCGGCTGGCATTATATGGATAATGATTGGCAACATTATCTTGATGAAAAGGTTTTGCCTTACAGTATGCACAACGATTATCCCTCGAAGCGAACAGAAGATTCTGAACCCATTGATAATATTTTTGACTGGTCACAGGCACCTTCTCAATTTGTTCCATATCATCCGGCTAAAGATAATTACCAGGTTCCCGGTGATGGGCCTGGCTGGCAGGTACGTTCAGCATCTTTTCAAAGGACTAAAGCCAATAACTTGATGGATGATGTTTTTGCAGCAGCCAATCAGGGCACAGATCAGGTAGCTTGTTTTTGGGCCCATTTACCGGAAAGTGATTTTCCTGAAAATATGCAGATTATAGATAGCCTTGCACACAAGGCAGCGGCTAAATATCCGGATGTCAAGTTTCAATATTGTACAGCCATTGAGGCCATGCAATTATGGCGTGGTAGTATTGATTCGATCGCGCCGGTTTTACAATTCTCCCAAGAGCAGGTTGGGGAATCTGTTTATTTTACAATCCAATCCAATGAAACGATTTTTCAGACACGGCCATTTGTGGCAGTTAAAAATATATATGAAGAGTATTCTGTTCTTGAGTGTGTTTCAACAGGTGCAAATGAATGGAAAACAATTGTCCCGGTACCGCAGAATAGCCTGGCCAAAGCCGGAGTTACCGTTTGCGACAGTATGGGAAACCAATCAATGGAATTTATTTCTTTTTTACCGGATGATAAATTTATCGACAATGAGGATGCTTCTTATTCTGAAAATGATGGATCATGGACAACTTCATCTAAATATGCCTGGGGGACAGATTCAAGATTTTCGACATTGGAAACCGGCAGCTCCGCATCGGTCGCTTGGGATTATCAAATACCGCAAAGTTCCTTTTACAATGTATTTGTGCAGTTTCCGGATATAGATAACCGAGCCGAAAAAATCAGATTTTTAATATCAAATAATCAAGTTACTGTGGATACTATTTTTGTGGATGAACTTTTGCCTTCAAAAAAATGGAACTATCTTGCCACTATTGAAGCGCAATCCGAAGATGCATTGTCAATAGAAATGTCAGCTTCCGGTGACGACCAAAATGGAAAAATATTAGCAGCAGATGTAATAAAATTCTCTGCCTTAGTTAAAGATAAGAATATAAATATTTCAGAAGGCATAATTGATTTTGGTGCCATTAGTGTTCAGGATAGCGCTGCGTATTCTTTAGTTATTTTTAATTATGGTATTTCCGATTTGTCGGTTTCAAGTATCAGTTCTCTCTCAAATCTTTTTAAAACAGATATATCTTTTCCGTTAATTGTTTCGCCCATGTCAAGTCAATCAATTGATTTGTCATTTTTTCCTGAAGAAACAGGCAAACAGATTGATACACTTGTAATAAATTCTGATGATCCAAAAAACCCAATCTTAAAGGTAATGATTGCAGCAGAGGTTGTTGAATATTTCTTTACAATCGATAATGAAGATAGTGATTATTACGAAGAATTTGGTGAATGGAAAACCAGCGTTGCAAACATATATGGGCCGACCAGCCGATATGCTTATCTAAATGCCAATCCTTTAGCTTCAGCAAGATTTTATACTACTCTTAAAAAAAGTGGCCTGTATGAAATTCTTGAGATTGTGCCTAAAACTGTAAACTCCACAGATGATGCTTTATATGAAATTCATTATGATGGTGGGGTACAGGCTGCCTGGCGTGTAAATCAAAATGAAGGTAGTGGTAACTGGGTGAGCATTGGCAATGTATTTGTCCCTGCGGATACTGAGATTGAATTATGGGTTAAAGATACCGGAAACAGCACAAATGGACCTGTTATCCGTACGGATGCTGTGCGCTTTCAGTGGATTGATGACGGAGCTTCCTCAATTGAAAATAATCCTCAAATTGCGAAAAAATTTAGCCTTGAACAGAACTATCCAAATCCTTTTAATCCCTCAACTGTAATTGCTTATCAAATACCCAAGGCGGGCAAAGTTACATTGACGGTTTATAATGCTCTCGGGCAAAAGATTGCCACTCTCGTCGATGGAAAGCAATCTGCTGGTTTTCATAAGGAAACTTTTTCTGCAAATGGTCTGGCCAATGGAATTTATTATTACAAAATTAGCAGCGGGTCTTTTCAAAAAGTACGAAAGATGATTTTGATAAAATGA
- a CDS encoding phospholipase, with translation MKNSILFYKFVMGFTVLGFLISCQNQKIDHRFQNEFCINSTGKKLPYRIFIPEQQDSIQKYPLIIFLHGGTGAGTNNIDQISGKNRSGSHIWLEEEIQLKYPAFVLCPQLPPFQRWNDPLSDSLTVYTKMFFNLIDSLMITNPIDTNRIYLTGQSLGGWGVWYLIGKRPEIFAAAIPVCGGGNPETANAAKSVAIWAFHGAFDRDVSVEKSREMVEVFEETGSDIKYTEFFFGGHSIWDDVYSDQNVIDWLFKQSKNNKSF, from the coding sequence ATGAAGAATTCTATTTTATTTTACAAATTTGTAATGGGATTTACTGTCCTGGGTTTTCTTATTTCTTGCCAAAATCAAAAAATCGATCACCGGTTTCAGAATGAGTTTTGTATTAATTCAACTGGAAAAAAACTACCTTACAGGATTTTTATTCCGGAGCAGCAAGATTCCATTCAAAAATATCCGTTAATAATTTTTTTGCATGGAGGAACCGGTGCCGGGACTAATAATATCGATCAAATATCCGGCAAAAACCGGAGTGGATCGCATATATGGCTTGAAGAAGAAATCCAACTCAAATATCCAGCCTTTGTTCTTTGTCCACAATTACCACCTTTTCAACGGTGGAATGATCCGCTTTCGGATAGCTTAACTGTTTATACAAAAATGTTTTTTAATTTGATCGACTCGCTGATGATAACCAATCCAATAGATACAAACCGGATTTATCTTACAGGGCAATCATTGGGTGGCTGGGGAGTTTGGTATTTAATTGGCAAAAGACCGGAAATATTTGCAGCAGCCATTCCGGTTTGTGGTGGTGGAAATCCTGAAACAGCCAATGCAGCAAAAAGTGTAGCTATATGGGCCTTTCATGGTGCTTTTGACCGGGATGTGAGTGTAGAAAAATCGCGTGAAATGGTTGAAGTATTTGAAGAAACCGGATCGGATATTAAATACACAGAGTTCTTTTTTGGCGGGCATTCCATTTGGGATGATGTGTATTCTGATCAAAATGTAATAGATTGGCTTTTCAAACAAAGCAAAAATAATAAAAGTTTTTAG
- a CDS encoding proline dehydrogenase, producing the protein MNLFDSLIINTLPLVPKPIVGFFSRNYIAGPSLDDAVKVVKNLNSQGIMATLDLLGEEVKEKKQSTDAANQYVDMLEEIDRLNLDCNISLKPTHMGLNLDQDFAFENIRRIVVRAKELNNFVRIDMEDNTVTTTTIEMFLKLKKEFEGHVGTVLQAYLKRTLDDIEHLIKQKANLRLCKGIYVEPEEIAYKHMPKINENYNQCIDELLKNNIYTGIATHDEELVLHAFKVIEKLKLDPKEYEFQMLLGVTEKLRDQIIAKGHRLRVYVPYGQDWYQYSIRRLKENPRMAKMIMGKIFGM; encoded by the coding sequence ATGAACCTGTTTGATTCACTTATTATTAATACACTGCCTTTAGTCCCAAAACCAATTGTTGGATTTTTTTCGAGAAACTATATTGCAGGACCTTCACTTGATGATGCAGTTAAGGTTGTAAAGAATTTGAATTCACAGGGAATAATGGCTACTCTCGATTTACTTGGTGAGGAAGTAAAAGAAAAAAAACAATCCACTGACGCAGCAAACCAATATGTGGATATGCTGGAAGAAATTGACCGACTTAATCTGGATTGCAATATCTCACTAAAACCTACTCATATGGGTTTAAACCTGGATCAGGATTTTGCTTTTGAAAACATTCGAAGAATTGTAGTGCGTGCAAAAGAGTTAAATAATTTTGTACGAATTGATATGGAGGATAATACTGTCACTACAACTACAATAGAAATGTTCTTAAAGTTAAAAAAAGAATTTGAAGGGCATGTGGGAACTGTTCTTCAGGCTTACTTAAAACGTACTCTTGATGATATTGAACATCTTATAAAACAGAAGGCAAATCTGCGATTATGCAAAGGCATTTATGTAGAACCTGAAGAAATTGCTTACAAACATATGCCAAAAATAAATGAAAATTATAATCAATGTATCGATGAGCTTCTGAAAAACAATATCTATACCGGCATTGCCACTCATGACGAAGAGCTTGTTTTACATGCTTTCAAAGTTATAGAAAAACTCAAACTAGATCCGAAAGAGTATGAGTTTCAGATGTTGCTGGGAGTAACAGAAAAATTACGCGACCAAATAATTGCTAAAGGGCATCGCTTGCGCGTTTATGTGCCTTATGGGCAAGATTGGTATCAGTATTCAATCCGCCGTTTAAAAGAAAACCCAAGAATGGCAAAAATGATTATGGGAAAGATTTTTGGAATGTAA
- a CDS encoding NfeD family protein, with amino-acid sequence MESLNEWLKPEIIWFVIGLVLLILEFSAPGLIIAFFGFGAWVVAGVLLFVDISLTTQLLIFLISSILLLVLLRKTLKQVFKLDSFVDQNEEDEFIGQHAIVTKKIGPNKPGKVEFKGADWVAESESELAVGTHVTITARESIKFIVKSN; translated from the coding sequence ATGGAATCACTCAACGAATGGCTAAAACCGGAAATAATCTGGTTTGTTATTGGACTGGTCTTACTAATTTTAGAATTCTCCGCGCCAGGCTTAATAATTGCTTTTTTTGGATTTGGTGCCTGGGTTGTTGCAGGTGTTCTCCTTTTTGTAGACATTTCACTAACTACACAATTATTAATATTTCTTATTTCTTCAATCCTTTTATTAGTTCTTTTGCGTAAAACTCTAAAGCAGGTTTTTAAACTTGATTCGTTCGTTGATCAGAATGAAGAAGATGAGTTTATTGGTCAACATGCCATTGTCACAAAAAAAATAGGTCCTAATAAACCAGGTAAAGTAGAGTTTAAAGGAGCAGATTGGGTTGCTGAATCTGAGAGCGAATTGGCCGTTGGAACACATGTGACGATTACAGCAAGGGAAAGTATTAAGTTTATTGTAAAGTCCAATTAA
- a CDS encoding M15 family metallopeptidase, whose product MKIRLLIITSIILSQNVFTQVDKSIVEVTKINPNIILDIRYATENNFLKEIVYPEARCFMRYKAAVKLDSIQKELETIGLGLKIFDGYRPLSVQKKMWEVYPDDRYVANPKNGSRHNRGAAVDLTLVDSLGNDLKMPTDYDSFSEKAHHSFISPDKEIMRNRWILKTIMQKYGFKTLKTEWWHYDLIGWQEYEIMDVSFDEL is encoded by the coding sequence ATGAAAATCCGTTTATTAATAATCACATCTATAATTTTATCCCAAAATGTGTTTACGCAAGTTGACAAAAGTATTGTTGAAGTAACCAAAATCAATCCAAATATTATTCTCGATATCCGCTATGCCACTGAAAATAATTTTTTAAAGGAGATTGTTTATCCTGAAGCGCGGTGTTTTATGCGTTACAAAGCTGCGGTAAAATTAGATTCCATTCAGAAAGAGTTGGAGACAATAGGTTTAGGTTTGAAAATCTTCGATGGTTATAGACCCTTAAGCGTTCAAAAGAAAATGTGGGAAGTTTATCCGGATGACCGATATGTGGCCAATCCAAAAAATGGATCACGGCATAATCGCGGGGCAGCAGTTGATCTAACTTTGGTTGATTCGCTGGGCAATGATTTAAAAATGCCAACAGACTATGACAGTTTTTCAGAAAAGGCTCACCACAGTTTTATTTCTCCGGATAAAGAAATAATGAGAAACCGCTGGATTTTAAAAACCATTATGCAGAAATATGGTTTTAAAACGCTTAAAACCGAGTGGTGGCATTATGATCTTATCGGCTGGCAGGAATATGAAATTATGGATGTTTCATTTGATGAACTTTGA
- a CDS encoding YtxH domain-containing protein, whose translation MASDNGSFFSGLLIGSAIGAIAGVLFAPKSGRDLREGLITDNEEIINKAKSELDKMRSELGDLKDKISKTMDRNKTATKPAETEEERDYEASLSSLDEDTSAGSKKKTK comes from the coding sequence ATGGCTTCAGATAATGGTAGTTTTTTTAGTGGATTGCTAATTGGCAGTGCAATTGGAGCAATTGCAGGCGTTCTATTTGCACCAAAGTCAGGTCGTGATTTACGTGAAGGTTTAATAACTGATAACGAAGAAATAATCAACAAAGCAAAATCAGAATTAGACAAAATGCGCAGCGAACTTGGCGATCTTAAAGATAAGATTTCCAAAACAATGGATCGCAACAAAACGGCTACAAAGCCTGCAGAAACAGAAGAAGAGCGCGATTATGAAGCAAGCTTAAGCTCTCTGGATGAGGACACTTCTGCTGGATCCAAGAAAAAAACGAAATAG
- a CDS encoding TRAP transporter large permease subunit translates to MTGLLIAFILILLALYGTPLFVIIASIALIGFHYAEIDSMAIIIELYRMAQQPVLLAIPLFTFAGYLLAESKTPERLVNFSRALLGWMPGSLAIITLVSCAIFTAFTGASGVTIVALGGLLFPALLKDNYPKKFSLGMLTVSGNLGLLFPPSLPIILYGLVASTSIDKLFVAGILPGILMVGLLAIYSIFAVKKDVSMAPSVPFDAAELWKATKAAGWEIPIPFLILGGIYGGFFTATEAAAVMAFYVFVIEVFIYRDISLTKDLVRVVKDSMVMVGGILVILAAALGLANYFIDAEIPSQILEAMKGYIDTKFGFLMVLNIFLLIVGAMMDIFSAILVVVPLILPIAQQFGVDPVHLGVIFLANLGIGYSTPPVGMNLFIASFRFNEPVLKLYRATLPFLAILLITLVIITYWPELSLVLIEWFDI, encoded by the coding sequence ATGACCGGACTATTAATTGCTTTTATCCTGATCCTACTTGCTCTTTATGGAACACCTCTTTTTGTGATTATTGCATCCATTGCTTTAATTGGATTTCATTATGCAGAAATCGATTCAATGGCCATTATCATTGAACTTTACCGCATGGCCCAACAACCGGTTTTATTGGCAATTCCACTTTTTACTTTTGCAGGATATTTGCTTGCTGAAAGCAAAACCCCGGAGCGGCTTGTTAATTTTTCCAGGGCGCTTTTAGGCTGGATGCCGGGAAGCCTGGCCATTATTACTTTGGTTTCCTGTGCAATTTTTACTGCATTTACAGGGGCTTCAGGTGTCACGATTGTCGCGCTGGGTGGTTTGCTGTTTCCGGCTTTGTTAAAAGACAATTATCCCAAAAAATTCAGTTTGGGGATGTTGACTGTCTCCGGAAATCTTGGGCTGCTTTTCCCACCAAGTTTGCCAATAATTTTGTATGGTCTTGTTGCTTCCACCAGCATAGATAAGCTTTTTGTAGCAGGAATTTTACCGGGAATTTTGATGGTTGGCCTGTTGGCGATTTATAGCATTTTCGCAGTAAAAAAAGATGTCTCTATGGCGCCATCTGTTCCGTTTGATGCAGCCGAACTTTGGAAAGCTACAAAAGCGGCAGGTTGGGAAATTCCAATCCCCTTTTTAATACTGGGAGGAATTTATGGTGGATTCTTCACGGCAACTGAGGCTGCGGCTGTAATGGCTTTTTATGTTTTTGTTATCGAGGTTTTTATCTACCGCGATATTTCTTTGACCAAGGATTTAGTCCGTGTGGTGAAAGATAGTATGGTGATGGTTGGTGGCATTTTGGTTATCCTGGCAGCCGCTCTTGGTCTGGCAAATTATTTTATCGATGCAGAGATACCATCGCAAATCCTTGAAGCAATGAAAGGATATATTGATACAAAATTTGGCTTTTTAATGGTGCTTAATATTTTTCTGCTTATTGTTGGCGCAATGATGGATATTTTTTCAGCGATACTTGTAGTCGTACCTTTAATCCTGCCTATTGCCCAGCAATTTGGTGTTGATCCTGTGCATTTGGGTGTGATATTCTTAGCCAATCTTGGAATTGGTTACTCAACACCTCCGGTTGGAATGAATCTGTTTATAGCCTCATTCCGCTTTAATGAGCCTGTTTTGAAACTGTACAGGGCAACTTTGCCTTTCCTGGCAATCTTGCTAATTACATTGGTGATAATTACTTATTGGCCGGAATTAAGCTTAGTGTTAATTGAGTGGTTTGATATCTAA
- a CDS encoding paraslipin, which yields MTTTSIIIIGLIIFAFILFLKTVTIVPQKSAYILERLGKYRGTLEAGFHVLVPFIDNISYKHSLKERAVDVPAQVCITKDNISVEVDGILYLQVVDPKKASYGINDFQFASTQLAQTTMRSVIGKLELDRTFEERDTLNGAIVDAVDRASDPWGVKVTRYEVRNIVPPQSIKDAMEKHMRAEREKRATIAESEGERQAKINVAEGDKQELIQRSEGEKQKRINEAQGLASEIEAVANATAKGIREIALAINEKGGMNAVNLRVAEQYLGEFGKLAKTNNSLIIPSNLSDIAGMISTAMEVIKDKTVKE from the coding sequence ATGACAACCACAAGTATCATAATTATTGGCTTAATTATTTTTGCTTTTATCCTTTTTCTTAAAACAGTTACTATAGTCCCGCAAAAATCTGCTTATATCCTGGAACGACTTGGCAAATATAGAGGAACATTAGAAGCAGGTTTCCATGTACTTGTTCCTTTTATCGATAACATTTCCTATAAGCATTCTCTAAAAGAAAGGGCTGTTGATGTGCCTGCCCAGGTGTGTATTACAAAAGATAACATCTCTGTTGAAGTAGATGGTATTTTATACCTGCAGGTTGTTGATCCTAAAAAAGCATCATACGGAATAAACGATTTTCAATTTGCATCTACCCAGCTTGCACAAACCACAATGCGTAGTGTGATTGGTAAACTGGAGCTTGACCGCACTTTTGAAGAACGTGACACATTAAACGGCGCGATTGTTGATGCGGTTGACCGGGCATCAGATCCTTGGGGAGTGAAAGTTACTCGTTACGAAGTAAGAAATATAGTTCCACCACAAAGCATTAAAGATGCAATGGAAAAACACATGCGCGCCGAGCGTGAAAAAAGAGCAACAATTGCCGAATCTGAAGGTGAACGCCAAGCTAAAATAAACGTTGCCGAAGGGGATAAACAAGAATTAATTCAACGCTCGGAAGGTGAGAAACAAAAACGCATCAATGAAGCACAAGGTCTTGCCAGTGAAATTGAAGCTGTTGCAAACGCTACTGCCAAAGGAATTAGAGAAATTGCCCTGGCCATTAACGAAAAAGGCGGAATGAATGCAGTAAACCTGCGCGTTGCAGAACAATATCTTGGTGAATTTGGAAAATTAGCAAAAACCAATAATTCGCTTATTATACCTTCAAATCTTTCAGATATTGCCGGAATGATTTCAACTGCGATGGAAGTTATTAAAGATAAGACGGTTAAAGAATAG
- a CDS encoding ABC transporter ATP-binding protein translates to MLKINDLTVSYDNKIAVDETSVEFAPGKISGLIGPNGAGKSTLLKTCIGLLSSYAGEIWFEEKNLKKERFWIKQNATYASENAELLNYLSGNEFLTLIARIYKLSDISERVDFFIDLMGLQEKKDDLVVNYSHGMKQKLSAAVALLPKPKYIFLDESLNGMDAPSLMRIFAYLKEQTALGNLVIISSHNVDLIRDWCDEVFIINNGKIISKFDEDELTELKSDKDLFVKKYISLIGS, encoded by the coding sequence ATGCTTAAAATAAATGACTTGACCGTAAGCTATGACAATAAAATCGCCGTTGATGAAACAAGCGTGGAATTTGCACCAGGCAAAATAAGCGGCTTGATTGGTCCAAATGGAGCAGGAAAAAGCACATTATTAAAAACCTGTATCGGCTTGCTAAGCTCCTATGCCGGCGAAATTTGGTTTGAAGAAAAAAATCTTAAAAAGGAACGCTTTTGGATTAAACAGAACGCAACGTATGCATCAGAAAATGCAGAGCTACTGAATTACTTGAGCGGGAATGAATTTTTAACACTGATTGCCAGGATTTATAAGTTATCTGATATATCTGAGAGAGTGGATTTTTTTATTGATCTTATGGGGTTGCAGGAAAAGAAAGATGATCTTGTTGTAAACTATTCTCATGGCATGAAGCAGAAACTTTCCGCAGCAGTAGCATTACTGCCAAAACCAAAATATATTTTTCTGGATGAATCTTTAAACGGAATGGATGCTCCATCCCTAATGAGAATTTTTGCATATTTGAAGGAGCAAACAGCTTTAGGCAACCTGGTTATAATTTCCTCACATAATGTGGATTTAATCCGTGATTGGTGCGACGAAGTATTTATAATCAATAATGGTAAAATTATTTCTAAATTTGACGAAGATGAGCTGACAGAGCTGAAATCGGACAAAGATCTTTTTGTAAAAAAGTATATAAGCCTTATTGGCTCTTAA
- a CDS encoding TRAP transporter small permease produces MRLIQKINGFVALAETYILVFVVLVMVVFSFAQVILRGFFDQGILWGDIFLRHLVLWVGFIGASIASREEKHINIDVFGRMMKGRYKPISQGLVYSFATFVSYLLMSASWAFVMDEKEYETILFGDIASWYFQIIIPIGFGLMFIRFGLHAIEKLINGVIYKAGETK; encoded by the coding sequence ATGCGTCTTATACAAAAGATAAATGGTTTTGTTGCACTGGCCGAAACATATATTTTGGTTTTTGTTGTGCTGGTAATGGTTGTCTTTTCATTTGCGCAGGTTATACTGCGCGGTTTTTTTGATCAGGGCATTTTATGGGGTGATATTTTTTTGCGTCACCTGGTTTTATGGGTCGGATTTATCGGTGCCTCAATTGCCAGCAGAGAAGAAAAGCATATCAATATCGATGTGTTTGGCCGCATGATGAAAGGGCGCTACAAACCTATCTCGCAAGGACTAGTCTATTCTTTTGCAACTTTTGTCAGTTATCTATTAATGAGTGCTTCCTGGGCATTCGTCATGGATGAAAAGGAATATGAAACCATTCTCTTTGGAGATATAGCTTCCTGGTATTTTCAAATAATAATTCCCATCGGATTCGGGTTAATGTTTATCCGGTTTGGCCTCCATGCTATTGAAAAATTAATCAATGGAGTGATATATAAAGCTGGAGAGACAAAATGA
- a CDS encoding helix-turn-helix transcriptional regulator, which translates to MNSFGETVRFHRKKCGLSQLQLANLAGIGKTTVFDIEKNRHTFQTDTIQKVCDALNLKMNVQSPFTKNRRV; encoded by the coding sequence ATGAATTCATTTGGTGAAACAGTGCGTTTTCACCGAAAAAAATGCGGCTTGAGCCAGCTTCAATTAGCCAACCTGGCAGGAATCGGAAAAACAACTGTTTTCGATATTGAAAAGAACCGCCATACTTTTCAGACAGATACAATCCAAAAAGTGTGTGATGCCCTTAATTTAAAAATGAATGTTCAAAGCCCCTTTACTAAAAATCGTAGGGTGTGA